The Sulfobacillus thermosulfidooxidans genome segment GTCTCCATGCTAGTTCAGCCAAATGTTCCAGTAACAACGTGCCAAGTCCCCGTCCTTGAATGCGCTCATCAACAAAAAAAGCCACTTCAGCGGTCGTATCCGACACCATAATATAATGACCAATGCCTAAAATTTGTTTTTGACTCACACAGACTAATGCCTTACCCCGTCCCCCAGCCGATATCATGCGGTCAATTTCGGCATCGTCCACTTCTTTCACCATGTGAAAAAATCGGTGATAGAGAGCATCCGGGGACGCATTGCGAAATAATTCGCGTAACATTTCCCGATCGGCATCTGTAGGACGTGCTTCCCTAAGATCAGCAACCCTCCCGTCTCGCAAAATTATCCGCGCCATGGTTAATCCCTGCCCTCCGTCAGTGCCTCTTCTTCATTATGAACTTCCGCCAAGAATACTTATAATGAAATAAAAAGAGTGGATGCGAAAATGACGCAATTAGCAAAGTTTGTTTATTCACCCTCATATACTCAATATGATTTCGGCCCGTCTCATCCCTTTAACCCGATGCGGCTTGTTGCAACCAAAAGCTTAATTGACACCATGGGCTTATTAACCCCTTATGACACGATCATACCGGATTCTGCAACCTTTGACGAACTCTTTTTGATTCATCGCCCCGACTATATTGACATGGTACAGCGTTTTCAAACACGTGAAGACACACTAAATCCCAATCTTCTGCACTTAGCTCAAGAGTATGGGTTGGGAACAGAAGACGATCCTGTCTTTCCACAAATGCACCTAGCGGGCTCCCTAGCCGTCGGCGGAACTCTCACAGCCGCTCGCCTTGTGGCCAGTGGTCAGGTGCTTCATGCTCTTAATATTGCGGGGGGTTTACATCACGCCAAAAGAGCCTCGGCCTCGGGCTTTTGCATTTATAATGATGTCGCTGTTGCGATCAAATGGCTTCGACAACACACTTCGTGGAAAATTGCCTATATTGACACCGATGCACATCACGGTGATGGTGTACAACAAGCATTTTATGACGACCCTAATGTCCTTACCATTTCGATGCATGAGACAGGACAATATCTATTCCCAGGTAGTGGCAGTGTGGAAGAACTGGGAATCGGTGCTGGCTACGGCTTTTCCCTCAATCTTCCCTTGCGCCCCTATAGCGA includes the following:
- a CDS encoding acetoin utilization protein AcuC, producing MTQLAKFVYSPSYTQYDFGPSHPFNPMRLVATKSLIDTMGLLTPYDTIIPDSATFDELFLIHRPDYIDMVQRFQTREDTLNPNLLHLAQEYGLGTEDDPVFPQMHLAGSLAVGGTLTAARLVASGQVLHALNIAGGLHHAKRASASGFCIYNDVAVAIKWLRQHTSWKIAYIDTDAHHGDGVQQAFYDDPNVLTISMHETGQYLFPGSGSVEELGIGAGYGFSLNLPLRPYSDDESSLESLLSVVPQALAVFQPDLIVSQHGCDGHFWDPLTDLLASTYFYAQVPLLVDSWAHQFSQGRWIAVGGGGYELLRVVPRAWTLLWAQMIHQPLADSAMIPSSWLEQWQSSSPQPLPRNFLDPMEVRPTTPGSFAIAQQNRQTIYHLKQLVSWLQ